The segment ACGGCATTCAACTGTGGGATGATCATAGGGGAAGAGAAAGGACCACGGTGATTGGTTTTAAAGTGTAAACTCATCACATTTTCATGAGACGAATTCCTCCCAAGGAGTTTTTGATCACCAGTTGTGGAGCCTCAGCATTTTCTTTTCCAATAAAGCCTTTTAGGACCCTGGATTGGTTGTGCTTTTCCATGGGAGGTGTATCGAAGTTGGTTTGAATTCCCTCAGCGGATTGGGTGGACAAATCCACCTGCAGGGATTCAGGAATTCGGTCTACTTTTACTTTGATATTGCCCTGTTGAGATTTCATTTTATTTACGCCTTTAAATCCATTGACAACAGAGACTTTTATGTTGCCCAGATCGGTCTGGATGTCAAAAAGACTATCCACATTTTTTAAGTTGACGTTTCCATCACTGGTTTTTCCGATAATTTTCTTTCCTTCAAAACCCTTCAGATCAATATTTCCATGTACTGTATTAAAGGTTAACTGTTTTGCCGACAGCTTGTCACCGGTGATATTTGCGCTTCCTGTTTTAAATTGAAAGGAGTCGTATTTTTTCTCCGGAACTGAGACGACTAACAAAGGTTGGTTCATGTTTAACCCAAAAACAACAGGAGCCTTCCCGGCTTTTATTTTTAGCAAGTTCCCCGTTTCGGTTACTTGTAAATCGGTATCTTTTTCTACATGGATTAATTGAACCTTGATCTGATTTCCTTTTGTTACCTTTATCTTCGTACTGATCTCTTGTGAATCCACTTCAATTGCAGTGATCGGGTCAGCGTTAACTGTTTTTTCCGGACTGTTCACTTTTTTCGTATCATCGATCCACTCTTTTGTGTCTTCCATACTAAATGAACATCCTGTCACGGCGGTTAATAGCAACAAAACAGCTATGAAATAAGTGATTTTTTTCATGATTCTTGACTCCTCTCCAGTTGCAATCTTCTAGTTTTTAAGTTGTTTTTTTCTTCCGATGACTGCAACCACGAAAAGCAAAAGGGTGCATCCCAGATAGAAGAAGGGAAGGGGCTCAGTCTGACTAATCCCCATAAAGTCCAGGGGTGATTCAACCTGCATCGGCCCCATATACCACACCAGCAAGTAAATGACTTCAAATAGCTTTCTGGTACCACTCCACACACCTAATGCTAACGCCAAGGTAGGAACGAAGCACAGACCCACCAGCCACGAGACTAAAAATGACCCATCATGGGCGGTGATGGCACTAAATGTAATGCCGATCCCTAAGGCGAAAGTAATGATATATCCTGCAAACCATTGGGAGAAAAGTTGGAGAAAGGGAGAACCACTGGAAAAGAGCAGAGCTTCTGTCCGATGGTGTCTTTCCCGTGTCGCCATTTGCGACCAGATCGTAATGGGCCACAGCAAAGTGATGGGTAACCATTCTTTGAGTTCACGATAGTCGATTAACATGGTGCCCCCAATGGCTGCAATGGAAAGGATGTACCACCATTTAGGAAGCCCCTTTAGAATCAACAGGATTTCAGAACGAAGAAGTGGGAAAAAATGATATTTCTTTTTAGTATGGAGGGGGGATAATCCCTCTTTTTCCATGGGCAACTCCGTTGGATCCGAGTAGATATTCAGGAGTGTTGCCTGTTCCTTGGTTCTTTTTGCTTTTCCCGCCACCAAAGAGGAGCGTGGGAATATAAGAACAGTGATGAAAAAAATGACGACGGCTACCACGATCCATACCAAACGTTCCCGGATCAGCTGAGGTGTCCATACCAAACCATTCCAAATAAAAGTATGAATGGTACTTACTTCAAGATAGCCAAATCCGATATTGTGATCAATGAATGGAAAAGTGACTGTAGCCTGTTCCAAAATCTGTGAAAAAATGAGCTGCGATCCCATCACATCTGCTTGGCGAATATGTTCCATGCTAAAGGCTGCTAAAAGTGCCCAAAGGAGAAAATACAGGATATTGCCAACCGCCCCTTTTAATCCTGGGACAATATCAAATAAAACAGTAAGTGTTGCAAGGACAGTAAAGGATGGAACCGTGATCAATAAAAAAGGGAGCATATAATCCAAGAGCTGGATCTGATAGCTTTCTCCCCGCAAAAACTGCATCATGATGAGTAAAGGGATTAAAACGAGATGAATCAACATCAGAGTCAATAAATTGGTGACTACTTTTGCTAACAGGTAATGGGTTTTGCGAACAGGGGCAGATGTAATGAGGGTTCCCATGTTCAGATGGTGAT is part of the Kroppenstedtia pulmonis genome and harbors:
- a CDS encoding DUF4097 family beta strand repeat-containing protein; the protein is MKKITYFIAVLLLLTAVTGCSFSMEDTKEWIDDTKKVNSPEKTVNADPITAIEVDSQEISTKIKVTKGNQIKVQLIHVEKDTDLQVTETGNLLKIKAGKAPVVFGLNMNQPLLVVSVPEKKYDSFQFKTGSANITGDKLSAKQLTFNTVHGNIDLKGFEGKKIIGKTSDGNVNLKNVDSLFDIQTDLGNIKVSVVNGFKGVNKMKSQQGNIKVKVDRIPESLQVDLSTQSAEGIQTNFDTPPMEKHNQSRVLKGFIGKENAEAPQLVIKNSLGGIRLMKM